Part of the Ursus arctos isolate Adak ecotype North America unplaced genomic scaffold, UrsArc2.0 scaffold_1, whole genome shotgun sequence genome, GCTTCCATCTGCATTTTTCTGAAGCATGGATCCTTCTCTAATTTAGAAGGTTATTCAGTGCATTTGTACTGACTTTCCCCTTGAAGGCATgttgtgctttttaaaactaCACATGTAAATACGAAATTGAATACAGATTAATGTGAAGCTTCTAATCCCACAAAACGAATGCATGCATACAGGAAGAATTTCTTGCTACATATTCTGTATCTCGTGTTCATTGCATCTCAGTCGCCAGGTATACATTCAGTAAGAGAAGTGCGAATTTGTATCTTGTGATTTGTCAGGggactacatttttaaaataaatttacaattaGCCTTATTTACTTTATGAATCTGATTTTCATCattaaaaggttttctttttttcatgcatGACAgcaatttctaatttcatttttataagattCTAACAGCTTTCCCTCAAATTATTAACTaggaaattttaagttttatttcattcagtTTTGAATTATAAACAGCATGCATAGCTatgtagagagaaagagtgtgtgtgtgtgtgtgcacatttgtTCTGTGGTtatacaataattttaaaatttgctcttaACCAATATCCTCAGGGTGCCATTTCAGCTGATAAGTGAGAAGGCATTATGttcaagaaaatgttttcttcagtcttttacttttcctttgtatGTATTCAATACTCATAAATGAGAAGTCTCCTTTTGCGCTTCCTGCAAGGTGTCGTCTTCTAATTTCACTACTTTAGAGAAGACTGAAATTTTAACAGTCACCcctgtctttaaattttttcccacAGGGTGAGTGAGGCAGcatttccttctcccactgctgctGAGATGGCGGAGATTAGTCGAATTCAGTATGAAATGGAATACACCGAAGGTATTAGTCAGCAAATGAGGGTCCCGGAGAAATTAAAGGTAGCACCACCAAATGCTGACCTGGAACAAGGATTCCAAGAAGGAGTTCCAAATACTAGTGTCATTATGCAGGTTCCAGAAAGGATTGTTGTAGCAGGTATTTTACGTTTGTTTAGAAAGTTTCCTGATGAatctttgttttatgtatttttatgaaaacttctgggtttttcaaaataatatttagaaaaggGGATGGGAAATACAACTTTACATTATTTTCAGAAGTTTTATTATAATTGTCTGAAATTTCAAAGAGTGTTTTCTAATAATTCAACTAATTGTGAcataatttacatacataaaatatgtgtaattttttaagtatgaagcttgatgagttttgacaaatacatgtACTCCTGTGACCTTCCACCACAGTCTAGATATGGAACATTTTAATTACCCGGAAAGGTTCCCTTGTGCCCCATCTCCTTTAGTTCCTCCCCCTCAATTCCAGGCAACCATAATCTCCTTTCTAAAACCAGAGACTAGATTCATCTTTTCTAGAGTTTCGTATAAAGGGAATGATACAGTTTATACTCTTGGGTCTGACTTTTGCTTAGTGTAatgttttttgaaatttctttcgtGTTCTTGCTTGTATCAAttgttcattccattttattgctgagtcGTATTCCACTATGtgcatataccacaatttgtgaattcacctattgatggagatttgggttgtttcctgttTAGGGCTGTTAAGAATAAAGCTGCATTAAAGTACAAGTTCTTGTAGGGTGTGTGTTTTCATATTTCTGGATTATACCATAAgttatgtttaactttatgaaaAACTGTCAAGCTGTTTTTGAAATTGATTGTACCTGTTATGTTCCCATCAGTGGTGTATGATAGTTTCCATTGCTCCACATGCTTGCCACACTTTGTACTGTCAGTCTTTAAAATTAGTCATTCTAGGGGGTGTGTAGTGGcagatacattttaataaaaccactatctttttaaagcctccctcctttcatttttatttttttgttcctaGGAAATAATGAAGACATTCCATTTTCAAGACCAGCAGATCTTGACCTTATTCAGTCAACTCCCTTTAAACCTCTGGCACTAAAAACACCACCTCGTGTGcttacactaagtgaaagaccACTAGATTTTCTGGATTTAGAAAGACCTCCTCCAACCCCTCAAAATGAAGAAGTAAGTAGAGTTTTAATGTCAACCGAATTTGAAATAATACAGACAAAAGCAAAAGGTAAAGAGGATTGAAAGCTATAAATCCTACATTAGCAATATGTAATGAAAGCCTTCCACATGGACCATTGCGTACTATAAATTCTGGTGTATAGATACCCCAAATAAGAtattatgctatttttttaaatttaaatgttaggTTTCAGGAAAATGGAAGTTTTGTGGAAATCATTAACATTCACATGGTCTAGAAAGAAGAGCTTTTATGGCTGGGAGTTACACCTTAAGCAGTACTGAAAGAGTTGGGAAGTATAGCATAGAAAATGCATCACTTTGTTACAAAAGAAATCTGGCAAACAGGACAAAGAaagctctttttttccttgatacTACCTAGTCTTCCCTGCTTGCTAAAAAGCCTAAGTTAATGCACCTTGTAACATTAATAGCCCTGTTGACCTAAATATGGCAGCATGGACTCATGAGGTGTTAGTAGCAAGGTTCACATCCTGCCTCTCTCATTGATTCAGGGCCAAtcttgtaaaatttattttctgtgatgATTCTTAGAGTTGCAGCTTTTACCCTGTCGCTTCTGAACTTCTGTGTTGTGATGAAGCTAGTGTAAGACAATTGGCAAACATATGTTTTTATTGATAGTGGAACTGCCTGTGTGTCATTGTTCATGTTAGTCCTTTACAACGACGGTAAAGTAACCAAATCACCCAGGGGAGTGCAGTGTCCTAGTGCTGGGGATGGCCTTTTCTTAGGTTGGAAGTTTCTGCTGAGGTAACTGAGACAATGTAGGTGCCAGTTTGGACATTCTGGATATATTCTTGGTGAAAAGCACTAAATTTAGTGTTCACATGGTGAAAAGGCACTGAGATACTTatagaattgtatttatttaacaaacattctCTGAGCTTTTGTGTAAGACCCTGTGTGGTGAGGTAGAGTTCCCGCATGGTGGCATGAGTGAGGGAGAGACACCAATACACACAGAAGATCCCAAGTTCTTAACAGCAAAGAATAACGAAAGTTATGAGACTCGTCACGCGAGACGAGCGGTATCACAGCATGCTTTCCGTTAGAGGCCCTGCTTCCTGGCCCCGCAAAAGTTCCCAGTGGAAATTACTGCTGTGGATAATAATGTCTTGGAGTGAGGATTCTACCAGGGGAGAAACCCTCCCTGTAATATTCTTcaagttttgttttcctcttgatCTTTCTCCTCCCACTATTTTAGATACTTAACTGCCTACTTGGTGAGCATAACTGATTGAAAACAAGTCAGGCACTTTCTTGAGTgattacttttaagaaaaaaggttTACCAGGATTGCCATCAGTAGACCTATGGGGCTTACTCCTGCAGTAGTAGGGGTACATTTAGTCAAATGTGGTAAATGCCCGAAGTATGTAGCACTGGAGTGAAAAACTTAAGCTGAGAGTGAGACCTAATTTTGAAGGCCTCCTTTGCTACTTACTAATGATATAACCTTGGGTAACTTATTTAACAATTCCAAGGCTCATCtctaaaagaaagataagaataaTGCTAAGTGCTTAagattattgtgagaattaactATAATAATGCATGTAGTGTATTTAGCACATGTTCTAATTTATGTTAAAAGCTtgtatgtttaaatattattGTTATAAAAGTTAAGATCCTGTGGCAGGAGCCAAATCGTGAGATGCAAGAAAGGAGTTTCACAGATTAGTACTGGCTGCCTGTTGAAAGGAAAGCAAAGGTGATGATCTGTACTTCAAGTCCATGGAAGGGTCCGGCAGCCTTCAACACAATCGACCTCTTGatcagaggagaaaggaaaaagaaccagAGTCCTAGTTGCTTCTAGAAGATGGATTGAAAGAGGAGGGCAGTAAGGCCCTGAGGGCTGCACTGATGATTCATTCAGATGCTAGTCAGAACCCACCAAGTGAGATCCCCTGAATCACTGACTCTGTAGTAGTTATTTTATAGCATATACCAAGGTTTCTCAACCtcggcactgttgacattttggactggataattctttgttgtggtgAAGGCTATCCTTTTG contains:
- the MFF gene encoding mitochondrial fission factor isoform X17 is translated as MSKRTSSDTPVGRVSEAAFPSPTAAEMAEISRIQYEMEYTEGISQQMRVPEKLKVAPPNADLEQGFQEGVPNTSVIMQVPERIVVAGNNEDIPFSRPADLDLIQSTPFKPLALKTPPRVLTLSERPLDFLDLERPPPTPQNEEIRAVGRLKRERSMSENAVRQNGQLVRADSMHGMSHLDTTIEGTSDDMTVVDAASLRRQIIKLNRRLQLLEEENKERAKREMVTVAFWLLNSWLWFRR
- the MFF gene encoding mitochondrial fission factor isoform X16, whose amino-acid sequence is MSKRTSSDTPVGRVSEAAFPSPTAAEMAEISRIQYEMEYTEGISQQMRVPEKLKVAPPNADLEQGFQEGVPNTSVIMQVPERIVVAGNNEDIPFSRPADLDLIQSTPFKPLALKTPPRVLTLSERPLDFLDLERPPPTPQNEEIRAVGRLKRERSMSENAVRQNGQLVRADSIPVLRGGSAAATSNPHHDNVRHGMSHLDTTIEGTSDDMTVVDAASLRRQIIKLNRRLQLLEEENKERAKREMVTVAFWLLNSWLWFRR
- the MFF gene encoding mitochondrial fission factor isoform X19, whose amino-acid sequence is MAEISRIQYEMEYTEGISQQMRVPEKLKVAPPNADLEQGFQEGVPNTSVIMQVPERIVVAGNNEDIPFSRPADLDLIQSTPFKPLALKTPPRVLTLSERPLDFLDLERPPPTPQNEEIRAVGRLKRERSMSENAVRQNGQLVRADSMHGMSHLDTTIEGTSDDMTVVDAASLRRQIIKLNRRLQLLEEENKERAKREMVTVAFWLLNSWLWFRR
- the MFF gene encoding mitochondrial fission factor isoform X18, with protein sequence MAEISRIQYEMEYTEGISQQMRVPEKLKVAPPNADLEQGFQEGVPNTSVIMQVPERIVVAGNNEDIPFSRPADLDLIQSTPFKPLALKTPPRVLTLSERPLDFLDLERPPPTPQNEEIRAVGRLKRERSMSENAVRQNGQLVRADSIPVLRGGSAAATSNPHHDNVRHGMSHLDTTIEGTSDDMTVVDAASLRRQIIKLNRRLQLLEEENKERAKREMVTVAFWLLNSWLWFRR